One genomic window of Desulfonatronum sp. SC1 includes the following:
- a CDS encoding PadR family transcriptional regulator, whose amino-acid sequence MEHHDLLSGLVRLHVLHHASEQEIYGQWMIDELAEHGYRLSPGTLYPMLHAMERKGYLVSRTEKDGKVTRKHYRATAKGLEGLAVAKERLRELVGETMPGHGEVRKQGAPETG is encoded by the coding sequence CTGGAACACCACGACCTGCTCTCCGGCCTGGTCCGGCTGCACGTGCTCCACCACGCTTCGGAGCAGGAAATTTACGGACAGTGGATGATCGACGAGTTGGCCGAGCACGGGTATCGGCTGAGTCCGGGGACCCTGTATCCGATGCTGCACGCCATGGAGCGCAAGGGGTACCTGGTCTCCCGCACGGAAAAGGACGGGAAGGTGACGCGCAAGCACTACCGGGCCACGGCGAAAGGGCTGGAGGGGTTGGCCGTGGCTAAGGAACGGCTGCGGGAGCTTGTGGGCGAAACCATGCCGGGGCATGGGGAAGTTCGGAAACAAGGCGCTCCGGAAACCGGTTAG
- a CDS encoding PAS domain S-box protein: MTKSKPRAEQKSSQLRARAEKQLAGDFQGGQIAPGEDVQKLIHELRVHQIELEIQNEELRETQAALEQSRDKYQELYDFAPVGYFCLDEKNLIRKVNLVGAELLGLERAFLIRQRFSRFIAPSSQDTFYFHRKKVLASKDKQVCELVLVNKDGTRFHAQLQTEAVVDDAPNSSHLRIAVMDITARARLEEELTAANLELEERVEVRTRELTKANLELREEIVLRRQIELELRKTEENYRIVVENANEGIIVTQDSEIKFSNSKFEDISGYTRKELASLPIVDFVHPDDAAMVMKYHTLAMREHVQPQAYNARVIDKAGQIRWLRNKGILIEWNDRPAILSFLDDITAQMHSEKVLKEIDEQLKNIFLESPIGIAVYDAHGLMYGVNKSYLTIYGMSDPTRILGTSLFDDPLLSSETKERLLAGNAIREEVVVDFPKSADGFMFDPTRAKELYLDVLITPLGMSMGDAVVGYMVQIQDITEEKGAQRSIHALSQQLIRAHEAERLMISRELHDRVGQDLSTLKIGLDSLRREHLIQSPVFLEKLTAFSNLTQQAIMVVRDLAYELRPPGLDQFGFVRAMTQYGKDFSEKTGLDVDMSFTGMEDSSLDFDAEINLYRLIQESLNNIYKHALARRVVVRMVASFPKIILRIEDDGLGFDPVQRMAGATAEKRMGLHSMRERATLLGGTMRIRSRLGKGTQILVELPHERKLHDSEKNSADR; encoded by the coding sequence ATGACAAAGTCCAAGCCTCGGGCTGAGCAAAAGAGCAGCCAACTCCGAGCCAGGGCTGAGAAGCAACTGGCCGGGGATTTCCAGGGGGGCCAAATAGCTCCTGGCGAGGATGTTCAGAAGCTGATCCATGAACTGCGCGTGCATCAGATTGAATTGGAAATCCAGAATGAGGAGCTGCGTGAAACACAGGCGGCTCTTGAACAGTCCCGGGACAAATACCAAGAACTCTATGATTTTGCCCCTGTCGGATACTTTTGCCTGGACGAGAAAAATCTGATCAGGAAGGTCAACCTTGTCGGCGCGGAACTCTTGGGCCTTGAAAGGGCGTTTTTGATCCGGCAACGATTTTCCCGCTTCATCGCGCCCAGCTCACAGGATACGTTCTATTTCCATCGAAAAAAAGTGCTTGCGTCCAAAGACAAGCAGGTTTGCGAACTTGTGCTTGTGAACAAGGACGGCACGCGATTCCACGCCCAACTGCAAACCGAGGCCGTGGTTGATGACGCACCGAATTCCAGTCATCTGCGCATCGCGGTCATGGACATCACCGCGCGTGCCCGTCTCGAAGAGGAGCTGACGGCCGCGAACCTGGAACTGGAAGAGCGGGTCGAGGTCCGCACCAGAGAATTGACAAAAGCAAACCTGGAGCTCCGGGAGGAAATTGTTCTGCGTCGTCAGATCGAGCTGGAATTGCGGAAAACCGAAGAAAATTACCGTATCGTGGTTGAAAACGCGAATGAAGGTATTATCGTCACGCAAGATAGCGAAATTAAATTTTCAAATTCCAAGTTCGAGGATATTTCAGGATATACCAGGAAAGAATTAGCCAGTTTGCCCATCGTTGATTTTGTCCATCCGGACGATGCCGCGATGGTCATGAAATATCATACGCTGGCGATGCGGGAACACGTGCAGCCACAGGCATATAATGCGAGAGTGATTGACAAGGCGGGGCAAATACGATGGCTGCGAAACAAGGGGATACTGATCGAATGGAACGACCGGCCGGCCATCCTGAGCTTTCTTGACGATATTACCGCTCAGATGCACTCCGAAAAGGTGCTGAAGGAGATCGACGAACAGCTCAAGAATATTTTTCTGGAGTCGCCCATCGGCATCGCGGTCTATGATGCGCACGGCCTTATGTACGGAGTGAACAAATCCTATTTGACAATTTACGGAATGTCTGACCCAACCCGAATCCTTGGAACATCGCTCTTTGACGACCCTCTGCTGAGCAGTGAGACGAAAGAAAGACTGCTGGCTGGCAACGCGATCCGAGAGGAGGTCGTTGTTGATTTTCCAAAATCCGCGGATGGCTTCATGTTCGATCCAACAAGAGCGAAGGAGCTGTATCTGGACGTGCTGATCACCCCGCTGGGGATGAGCATGGGCGATGCCGTGGTCGGATATATGGTCCAGATTCAGGACATTACGGAGGAAAAAGGCGCTCAACGGAGCATTCATGCTCTTTCCCAACAGCTCATCAGGGCCCATGAAGCCGAGCGCCTGATGATATCCCGCGAGCTTCACGACCGCGTGGGGCAGGATCTTTCAACCTTGAAAATCGGCCTTGATTCCCTGCGACGCGAGCACCTCATTCAGAGTCCGGTGTTTTTGGAGAAATTGACGGCGTTCTCCAATCTTACGCAACAGGCCATCATGGTTGTCCGGGACCTGGCCTATGAACTGCGTCCCCCAGGTCTCGATCAATTCGGATTCGTGCGGGCCATGACGCAATATGGCAAGGATTTCTCCGAGAAAACAGGGCTTGATGTTGACATGAGCTTTACGGGCATGGAGGATTCGTCTCTTGATTTCGATGCCGAGATCAATCTGTACCGGCTGATCCAGGAAAGCCTGAACAACATTTACAAGCATGCCTTGGCCAGGCGGGTTGTCGTGAGGATGGTGGCATCCTTTCCGAAAATCATCTTGCGGATTGAAGATGACGGCCTCGGCTTTGATCCGGTGCAACGGATGGCGGGCGCGACCGCGGAGAAGCGCATGGGCCTGCATAGCATGCGGGAACGGGCCACTCTGCTCGGGGGCACGATGCGCATCCGCTCACGACTGGGAAAAGGCACGCAAATCCTGGTCGAACTCCCCCATGAAAGGAAACTGCATGACTCAGAAAAAAACAGTGCTGATCGTTGA
- a CDS encoding arsenic resistance protein, whose product MDRLTLERRQVWLYLSTIIAGLLVGSAWPGVGRLFEALLWPTLIVLLYATFIQVPLLHLRDAFTDHRFLAATLTGNFLILPVLVCILVQALPPDPALRLGVLLVLFVPCTDWFITFSQLGGGNAARAIAVTPLNLLSQLLFMPVFLWLTLGTELSAVLGFSEVWPALLVVLVPLLAAAGSERWIAARGRWRST is encoded by the coding sequence TTGGACCGATTAACCCTCGAACGTCGTCAGGTCTGGTTGTACCTGTCGACGATCATCGCGGGTCTGTTGGTTGGAAGCGCGTGGCCCGGCGTGGGTCGCCTCTTCGAAGCCCTGCTCTGGCCGACCTTGATCGTCCTGCTCTATGCGACCTTCATCCAGGTGCCGTTGCTGCACCTGCGCGATGCATTCACGGACCACCGATTTCTCGCGGCAACGTTGACCGGAAACTTCCTCATCCTGCCCGTCCTGGTCTGTATCCTGGTGCAGGCGCTGCCTCCGGATCCGGCCTTGCGGCTGGGCGTCCTGTTGGTTCTCTTCGTGCCCTGCACGGACTGGTTCATCACGTTCAGCCAGTTGGGCGGCGGGAACGCGGCCCGGGCCATAGCGGTGACCCCGCTGAATCTGCTTTCGCAGTTGCTGTTTATGCCCGTCTTTTTGTGGTTGACGCTGGGAACCGAGCTTTCCGCCGTGCTCGGCTTTTCCGAGGTTTGGCCCGCCCTCCTGGTCGTTCTGGTCCCCTTGCTCGCGGCCGCCGGGTCCGAGCGCTGGATCGCGGCCCGCGGGCGGTGGCGGAGTACATGA
- a CDS encoding chemotaxis protein CheB encodes MAKQEANKKEAAQATAQGTVDTPPGAGEASADVLAATAPGGFPIVGIGASAGGLAAFEAFFSGMPAIGDPGMAFVLVQHLAPDHKSILTDLIRRYTRMQVFEVEDGMTVHPNCAYIIPPGRDMAFLNGALQLLEPSAPRGQRLPIDFFFRSLAQDQRERCIGIVLSGTGSDGTLGVRAIKGEGGMVMAQNPASTEYDGMPRSAVATGLVDFVLPPAEMPAQLIAYTVHAFGHPPKPTTPTSRVENAMNKIFVLLRSQVGHDFSQYKPSSVQRRIERRMAVQQIESMDDYVKFIRATPTETEALFRDMLIGVTSFFRDPAAFKALQELVVPKLFAGRSAGATIRVWVPGCSTGEEAYSLAILLREHLEEQRKSFKLQVFATDIDSQAVAVARTGIYPASIGTDITPERLARFFTPEPGDAEGNPPAYRIRKNIRDLLIISEQNVTRDPPFSKLDLISCRNLMIYMGSELQKKLIPLFHYALNPGGFLFLGTSETVGEHADLFVGLANKAKIYQRRENFHGIQRAALGRFLPPMVGTMEEVPLRSAGRTTVPAKLPLRELTETALLQEVVPAGALVTADGDILYLHGRTGMYLEPAPGEAGVSNIIKMAREGLKHDLTVALNKAAGTLETVRLPGLRVKTNGSFRTVDLTVRPVDPRMGELARDKPAANKPSLFLVILQDVPEKPEAGDQSSAGDVQTEDRGLEDDLSGDGLDKLAVDARITALKQALRAKEEYLQAVNEELETSNEELKSSNEEMQSVNEELQSTNEELETSKEELQSVNEELVTVNSELQTKVADLSRANNDMNNLLAGTGVATVFVDHQLRILRFTPAATRLINLILSDVGRPVGHIVSNLKDYGRLSQDVQAVLDTLIPKEEQVRTAEDKWYSMRILPYRTLDNVIEGAVITFVDITESKQAQEARLEFELKYRILYELSPDAHAIAEIAENGRDLGFVDCNQAALDLLGMTRDQLLAASAVGLSPERQPDGRLSREKAGELLAQCLSEKRLRFDWLYSRLDGETVPVEVTMTVHRERGKTVLYSVWRDLTGLTRTPQPERPRESSQGEEGSHDKVQASG; translated from the coding sequence ATGGCCAAACAAGAAGCAAACAAGAAAGAAGCGGCCCAGGCGACGGCCCAGGGCACCGTCGATACTCCGCCGGGGGCTGGTGAGGCTTCCGCCGACGTTTTGGCGGCAACCGCTCCGGGCGGCTTCCCCATCGTGGGCATCGGCGCGTCCGCCGGCGGTCTGGCGGCCTTTGAGGCCTTTTTTTCAGGAATGCCCGCGATCGGCGACCCCGGCATGGCCTTTGTGCTGGTGCAGCACCTGGCCCCGGACCACAAGAGCATCCTGACCGACCTGATTCGGCGCTACACCCGGATGCAGGTCTTCGAGGTCGAGGACGGCATGACGGTCCATCCCAACTGCGCCTACATCATTCCGCCGGGCCGGGACATGGCCTTTCTGAACGGCGCCCTGCAGCTGCTGGAACCCTCGGCTCCGCGCGGCCAGCGACTGCCCATTGATTTTTTTTTCCGCTCTCTTGCCCAGGATCAACGCGAGCGGTGCATCGGCATCGTGCTTTCGGGTACGGGCAGCGATGGGACGCTGGGCGTGCGCGCCATCAAGGGCGAGGGTGGCATGGTCATGGCCCAGAATCCAGCGTCCACCGAGTACGACGGCATGCCGCGCAGCGCCGTCGCCACGGGACTGGTGGACTTCGTGCTGCCTCCGGCCGAGATGCCTGCCCAGCTTATCGCATATACGGTCCATGCCTTCGGCCATCCGCCCAAGCCCACGACGCCGACCTCCAGGGTCGAGAACGCGATGAACAAGATCTTCGTGCTCCTGCGCAGCCAGGTGGGCCACGACTTTTCCCAATACAAGCCCTCCTCGGTTCAGCGGCGCATCGAGCGGCGCATGGCCGTCCAGCAGATCGAAAGCATGGACGACTATGTCAAGTTCATCCGGGCGACGCCGACCGAAACCGAGGCGCTTTTCCGGGACATGCTGATCGGCGTGACCAGTTTCTTCCGTGATCCAGCGGCCTTCAAGGCCCTCCAGGAGCTGGTCGTGCCCAAGCTTTTCGCCGGTCGGTCGGCGGGTGCGACGATCCGCGTCTGGGTGCCGGGCTGTTCCACCGGCGAGGAGGCCTATTCCCTGGCCATCCTCCTGCGGGAGCATCTGGAGGAGCAACGGAAAAGCTTCAAGCTCCAGGTTTTTGCCACCGACATCGACAGCCAGGCCGTGGCCGTGGCCCGTACCGGCATCTATCCGGCCAGCATCGGCACCGACATCACGCCGGAGCGGCTGGCGCGGTTTTTCACGCCGGAACCCGGCGACGCGGAGGGGAATCCGCCCGCCTACCGCATTCGCAAGAACATCCGCGACCTGTTGATCATTTCCGAACAGAACGTCACCAGGGACCCGCCTTTTTCCAAGCTCGACCTGATCAGTTGCCGCAACCTGATGATCTATATGGGTAGTGAATTGCAGAAGAAGCTGATCCCCCTGTTCCATTACGCCCTCAACCCGGGCGGCTTTCTCTTTCTGGGCACCTCCGAGACCGTGGGCGAGCATGCGGATCTCTTTGTCGGATTGGCCAACAAGGCCAAGATCTACCAGCGCAGGGAAAATTTTCACGGCATACAGCGCGCGGCCCTGGGTCGGTTCCTGCCGCCCATGGTCGGGACGATGGAGGAGGTTCCGCTTCGATCCGCCGGACGCACGACGGTGCCCGCGAAACTGCCGCTGCGCGAGTTGACCGAAACAGCGCTGTTGCAAGAGGTCGTTCCGGCCGGCGCGTTGGTCACCGCCGACGGCGACATCCTTTATCTGCACGGTCGCACCGGCATGTACCTGGAACCGGCCCCGGGCGAGGCCGGTGTGAGCAACATCATCAAAATGGCCCGTGAAGGGCTCAAGCATGATTTGACCGTTGCCCTGAACAAGGCCGCCGGAACTCTGGAAACCGTGCGCTTGCCGGGCCTGCGCGTGAAGACCAACGGCAGTTTCCGCACGGTCGACCTGACCGTGCGTCCGGTGGACCCGAGAATGGGCGAACTGGCGCGGGACAAGCCCGCCGCCAACAAGCCGTCTCTGTTTCTGGTCATTCTGCAGGACGTGCCGGAGAAACCGGAGGCCGGAGATCAGAGCTCGGCGGGCGATGTCCAGACCGAGGACCGCGGCCTGGAAGACGACCTGAGCGGTGACGGGCTCGACAAGCTCGCCGTGGATGCCCGCATCACGGCGCTCAAACAGGCCTTGCGGGCCAAGGAGGAATACCTCCAGGCCGTCAATGAGGAACTGGAAACCTCCAACGAGGAACTCAAGTCCTCCAACGAAGAGATGCAGTCGGTGAACGAGGAGTTGCAGTCCACCAACGAGGAGCTGGAGACTTCCAAGGAGGAGCTGCAATCGGTCAACGAGGAACTGGTCACGGTCAATTCCGAGCTGCAGACCAAAGTGGCCGACCTGTCCCGGGCCAACAACGACATGAACAACCTGCTGGCCGGCACGGGCGTCGCCACAGTGTTCGTCGATCATCAGTTGCGCATCTTGCGCTTCACCCCCGCCGCCACCCGCCTCATCAACCTGATCCTCTCCGATGTGGGGCGGCCCGTGGGCCACATCGTCTCCAATCTGAAAGACTACGGCCGCCTTTCCCAGGACGTCCAGGCCGTGCTGGACACCCTGATCCCCAAAGAAGAACAGGTGCGGACCGCGGAGGACAAGTGGTACTCCATGCGCATTTTGCCCTACCGTACGCTGGACAACGTCATCGAGGGCGCGGTGATTACCTTCGTGGACATCACGGAGAGCAAGCAGGCCCAGGAGGCGCGACTCGAGTTCGAGCTGAAATACCGCATCCTGTACGAATTGTCGCCGGACGCTCACGCAATCGCTGAAATCGCGGAAAACGGCCGCGACCTGGGCTTTGTCGACTGCAACCAGGCGGCCCTGGACCTGCTGGGCATGACCCGGGACCAACTGCTGGCGGCCAGTGCCGTCGGCCTGTCGCCGGAGCGTCAGCCCGACGGCCGCCTTTCACGGGAAAAAGCCGGGGAGTTGCTCGCCCAATGCCTGTCCGAAAAAAGGCTGCGTTTCGACTGGCTGTATTCCCGGCTGGATGGCGAAACCGTTCCCGTCGAGGTCACGATGACCGTCCATCGCGAACGCGGCAAAACGGTCCTGTATAGCGTCTGGCGCGACCTGACCGGGCTCACGCGCACGCCGCAGCCCGAACGCCCCAGGGAAAGCAGTCAAGGAGAGGAAGGAAGCCATGACAAAGTCCAAGCCTCGGGCTGA